Proteins from a genomic interval of Bacteroidota bacterium:
- a CDS encoding NAD-dependent epimerase/dehydratase family protein: MSRTKSALVCGAGGFIGSHLVKRLTKEGFWVRGVDLKDPEYSPTAAAEFVKGDLTDQALCKEVVDQPFDEVYQLAADMGGAGYIFTGEHDAEVMHNSGSINLNMAQRCQIAKVKKIFYSSSACMYPAYNQEDPDNPKCSEDSAYPAAPDSEYGWEKLFSERLYLSYQRNYGMQVRIARFHNIFGPEGTWTGGREKAPAAICRKVAEAPAGGEIEIWGDGKQTRSFLYIDECLEAVRRLVNSEFIGPVNIGSEEMVTINRLAELAMEIAGKKLSVKHIPGPLGVRGRNSDNRLIREKLGWEPTMKLREGIEHTYRWIDTQVRAVRQEKVLTSVQV, from the coding sequence ATGTCCCGAACCAAATCAGCCCTCGTATGCGGTGCCGGTGGATTCATCGGCAGCCATCTTGTCAAGAGGCTCACAAAGGAAGGATTTTGGGTCCGTGGGGTTGACCTCAAGGACCCGGAATACTCCCCCACGGCGGCCGCCGAATTCGTCAAAGGGGATCTCACGGACCAGGCGCTCTGCAAGGAAGTGGTCGATCAGCCATTCGACGAAGTGTATCAACTTGCCGCGGACATGGGTGGGGCCGGTTACATCTTCACCGGCGAGCACGACGCCGAGGTGATGCACAACTCCGGGAGCATCAATCTCAATATGGCTCAACGCTGCCAGATCGCCAAGGTGAAAAAAATATTCTACTCCTCATCGGCCTGTATGTATCCTGCGTACAACCAGGAAGATCCAGACAATCCAAAGTGTTCGGAAGACTCGGCCTACCCGGCCGCACCCGATAGCGAATACGGTTGGGAGAAGCTGTTCAGCGAACGCCTCTACCTCTCCTATCAACGCAACTACGGGATGCAGGTAAGGATTGCAAGATTTCACAACATATTCGGACCTGAAGGCACCTGGACAGGGGGGCGCGAAAAAGCGCCAGCGGCCATCTGCAGAAAAGTCGCGGAAGCTCCTGCCGGCGGCGAGATCGAGATCTGGGGAGACGGTAAGCAAACGCGGTCCTTCCTCTACATCGATGAATGCCTGGAAGCTGTCAGGAGACTCGTCAATTCTGAATTCATTGGCCCCGTCAATATCGGGTCGGAAGAGATGGTCACGATTAACCGCCTTGCCGAGCTTGCAATGGAGATCGCCGGTAAGAAGTTGTCGGTGAAGCACATCCCCGGTCCGTTGGGAGTCCGGGGCCGGAACTCGGATAACAGGCTCATCCGCGAAAAACTGGGCTGGGAACCCACCATGAAGCTGAGGGAAGGAATTGAACACACATACCGGTGGATCGACACGCAGGTGCGGGCGGTCAGACAGGAAAAAGTGTTGACCTCAGTGCAGGTATAG